In the Paenibacillus sp. FSL H7-0357 genome, one interval contains:
- a CDS encoding CgeB family protein: protein MKTEFIMPAPPMPRTPAEEEKLRGRLTGFKVGYDEGYLRGRLAILDGRPEQLLPVRNIHVMYVASGKGYPYSPLDDAVLYALQKLTVKVTVTDVRQDLIELATAQCPDLMLVLDGLDLPLEQLSVLRSRGIKTAIWLTDDPYYTDFTMKIVTHYDYVFTLERNCVEIYRGLGCTEVHYLPFAAHREHYRPTTGRSQVCRDISFIGSAYWNRIEFFRNIMPELMSYNTVINGIWWDRLPEAPLYGERIEVGKWMSPQETATTYSGSKIVINLHRSHVDEDANNNALVIPAASPNPRTFEIAASGTLQLSDARDDMGSFYKIGEEIDTFSSPLELMEKVHYYLTHEEERREMALRAFERTLKDHTYTKRLNQLLNVIYG, encoded by the coding sequence CGCCTATGCCGCGGACGCCTGCGGAGGAAGAAAAGCTGCGCGGACGGTTGACCGGCTTCAAGGTAGGATATGACGAGGGCTATCTGCGGGGAAGACTCGCCATTCTGGACGGCCGTCCGGAACAGCTGCTTCCGGTCCGCAATATTCATGTCATGTACGTAGCCTCGGGTAAAGGCTATCCGTATTCGCCGCTGGACGATGCGGTTCTTTACGCCTTGCAGAAATTAACCGTAAAGGTCACGGTTACCGATGTGCGCCAGGATCTTATTGAGCTCGCCACGGCGCAGTGCCCCGATCTGATGCTGGTGCTGGACGGCCTTGATTTGCCGCTGGAGCAACTCTCCGTCCTGCGGAGCAGAGGCATCAAGACGGCGATCTGGCTGACCGATGATCCGTATTATACCGATTTCACCATGAAAATTGTGACGCATTACGACTACGTGTTCACCCTGGAGCGCAATTGCGTGGAAATCTACCGTGGCCTCGGCTGCACAGAAGTACATTACCTGCCCTTTGCCGCCCACAGGGAGCACTATCGTCCGACGACAGGGCGTTCTCAGGTATGCCGGGATATCAGCTTCATCGGCTCCGCTTACTGGAACCGGATTGAGTTCTTCCGCAATATTATGCCGGAGCTGATGAGCTATAACACTGTGATCAACGGCATCTGGTGGGATCGTCTGCCTGAAGCTCCGCTCTATGGAGAGCGCATTGAAGTCGGAAAGTGGATGTCGCCGCAGGAGACAGCCACCACGTACAGCGGCTCCAAAATTGTCATTAACCTTCACCGTTCCCATGTGGACGAGGATGCCAACAACAATGCGCTGGTTATTCCCGCGGCTTCGCCTAACCCGCGCACCTTCGAGATCGCGGCCAGCGGCACTCTGCAGCTGAGTGATGCCAGAGATGATATGGGCTCCTTCTATAAGATCGGAGAAGAAATCGACACCTTCTCCAGCCCGCTGGAATTGATGGAAAAAGTCCACTATTACCTGACCCATGAAGAAGAGCGCCGGGAAATGGCCTTGCGCGCTTTTGAACGGACCCTGAAGGATCACACCTACACGAAACGCCTGAATCAGCTGTTGAACGTAATCTATGGCTAA